CCAGGCGCGTGTGGTACAAGGGACCGATGTTCCGTCACGAAAAGCCCCAGCGTGGCCGCTATCGCCAGTTTTTCCAGGTGGGCGCCGAAGCGATCGGCTTTACAGGGCCGGACATTGACGCCGAACTGATCATGCTGTGCCGCCGCCTGTGGGATGACCTGGGACTGGAAAACATCGCGCTCGAGATCAATTCCATTGGCGACGCAGCGGAGCGCCAGCGCCACCGCGCCGACCTGATCGCCTACTTTGAAGCCAACATCGACCAGCTCGATACCGAGGCAAAAAACCGCCTGCACGCCAATCCGCTGCGCATCCTCGACAGCAAGAATCCTGCCATGCAGGAGCTGGTCAACAATGCGCCCAAGCTGCTCGACTACCTGGAAGGCGAATCGGTGGCCCACTTCGAAGGCGTCAAGCGCATCCTGGACCACAACAATATTCCCTACAAGGTCAATCCGCGCCTGGTGCGCGGGCTTGACTATTACAACCGCACCGTGTTCGAGTGGGTCACGACCGAACTGGGTTCGCAGGGCACGGTCTGCGCCGGCGGGCGCTACGACCCCTTGATCGAATCGTTCGGCGGCAAGCCGACGCCGGCCGTCGGGTTCGCCATGGGCATCGAGCGCCTGATCGAACTGATGAAGCAGGCCGGCGACATGAGCGAGCCGGCTGCCTGCGACGTCTACATGGTGCACCAGGGCCAGGCGGCGCAGATGCAGGCATTCGTGCTGGCCGAGAGAATTCGCGATGCCGGCCTCGATGTTGTGCTACATTGCGCGGCGGCGAGCGGTCCTGGCAGTTTCAAGACCCAGATGAAAAAGGCGGACGGCGCGGGCGCGGCCTTTGCCGTGATCCTGGGCGACGATGAAATTGCCAACAACACGGCGGCGGTCAAGGCCATGCGCGGCAAGGAAGGCGCGGGCCAGCAGGCCAGCGTGGCGTTTGACGATGTGGTCGACTACCTGGTCGGCCAGATCGTGGGCGATCATGACCACGATCACGAGCACGTGCATTATCATCCGTAAGCGCGCCGCCGGCAGCACCGCATTATTTTAATTACCTCATTACCGACATCAAAGAAGACCATGGCATACGATCACGAAGAACAGGAACAACTAGCAACGCTGCAGGATTTCTGGAAAAAATGGGGCAATCTGATCATGACGGTCCTGATCCTCGTGTTCGGTGCCTACGCAGCCTACAATTACTACAACTACTACCAGCGCAAGCAGGCAGTGGAAGCGTCGGTGCTGTACGACCAGCTGCAGGCCTCGCTGGCCACCAAGGACAACGCCAAGGTGCAGCGCATGGCAGCCGATGTGCAGTCCAAGTACAAGAGCAGCGCCTACGCCCAGATGGCTGCCCTGGCCGCGGCCAAGAGTGCGTTCGACATCAACGACCTCAAGACCGCCAAGGCCCAGCTGCAGTGGGTGATCGACAACGGCAACGATGAATACAAGTCGCTGGCCAGGATCCGCCTGTCCGGCGTGCTGCTGGACGAAAAAGCGTACGATGCAGCCATGCAGCAGCTTGGCACCGGCATCCTGCCACAGTTCGCAGGCGCCGTGTCCGACCGCAAGGGCGACATCCTGGTTGCACAGAACAAGATCGCCGAAGCGCGCGCCGCCTACCTGGCCGCGCTCAACGCGAT
This region of Massilia sp. PAMC28688 genomic DNA includes:
- the hisS gene encoding histidine--tRNA ligase, which produces MSDNKKPEKITAVKGMNDILPADAPLWELFENTVHSVLKSYGFQKIVTPIVEDTALFKRAIGAVTDIVEKEMYSFEDSMNGDALTLRPEGTAGVVRSVIEHNLVYEGPRRVWYKGPMFRHEKPQRGRYRQFFQVGAEAIGFTGPDIDAELIMLCRRLWDDLGLENIALEINSIGDAAERQRHRADLIAYFEANIDQLDTEAKNRLHANPLRILDSKNPAMQELVNNAPKLLDYLEGESVAHFEGVKRILDHNNIPYKVNPRLVRGLDYYNRTVFEWVTTELGSQGTVCAGGRYDPLIESFGGKPTPAVGFAMGIERLIELMKQAGDMSEPAACDVYMVHQGQAAQMQAFVLAERIRDAGLDVVLHCAAASGPGSFKTQMKKADGAGAAFAVILGDDEIANNTAAVKAMRGKEGAGQQASVAFDDVVDYLVGQIVGDHDHDHEHVHYHP
- a CDS encoding tetratricopeptide repeat protein gives rise to the protein MAYDHEEQEQLATLQDFWKKWGNLIMTVLILVFGAYAAYNYYNYYQRKQAVEASVLYDQLQASLATKDNAKVQRMAADVQSKYKSSAYAQMAALAAAKSAFDINDLKTAKAQLQWVIDNGNDEYKSLARIRLSGVLLDEKAYDAAMQQLGTGILPQFAGAVSDRKGDILVAQNKIAEARAAYLAALNAMDDKNPGRQLVQLKLEAIGGTAPAPKAGAAAAAAA